Below is a genomic region from Hyphomicrobium nitrativorans NL23.
GTTGCGACGCTGTTGGCGTTTCTCGGCGCTCTGCTGCCGGGATTGCCGACGACGCCGTTCCTCCTGGTCGCGCTTTGGGCGTTTGCCCGCTCCAGCGAGCGTCTGCTCGGTCTGCTTGAGCGTACGCCTTTGCTCAGCACCGCGCTCGCCGAGGCGCGCCGGTTCGAGGAGCGACGCACCATCCGGCGTGAGATCAAGCTGTTTGCGCTGGCCTGCGCGTGGGGCTCTGTGCTGGTGACGGCGCTGGCTGTCGGCCTTTCGCGGCCTGTCCTGCTGGGGGTGGTCGCCACCGCGGCCGTGGGCGGGACGATTGCGATGTGGTGGTTTCCGACGGAGCGGTGAGGTTGCCGGTGCGCTGAGGGGTGGTTTGATTTTCCCTCGGCGCGCTGAGGCAAGACCCATTGTAGGCGGCGCAGCAATCGGGTAAACACGCCGCGCGGGGGCGGTCCGAAGGGGCCCGCCGATCCGCGCGGTGCATCGCCCTCCAGGGCACCACGCGCCAAAAGCTGCCGTAGCTCAGTGGTAGAGCACTCCCTTGGTAAGGGAGAGGTCGCAAGTTCAATCCTCGCCGGCAGCACCATTTTTCTTCGATAAATCAGTCTGATACAAACGAAAAAACCGGGGCGTGGAGAGCCACCCCGGCCTGGACGCTCCCGATTGTCCGGGAGCGATGAACGACTGCTGGCCGCGATTAGCGGGCGGCGACGCGGCGCTCGACTTCCGACTTCGAGACTTCGCCGGCCTTGATCAGGGCCGTGACGCAGCGGTTCGACAGGTTGTGGCCGTTGGCGCGCATGCACTTGCGCACGCCCGGTGTGCCGAGGCCATGCTGGCTGCAGTAGGAGTAGTAATCCGAGGCGCAGGCCATCTTGACGCCGAGGCTGACGGCTGCGGCCTGCTGGGGAGTTGCGCTCGCGAGGACGGCTGCTGCTGCGGCGAGGGCGGTGCGGAAGCTCTTGCTCGTGAGGGTCATGGCGATCTCTCCCTTTCCTGGCGCGTCTTCGACACGACCTGCCTGTGTGTTTCGATGGAGAGACTTTGCGCCCTATGCCGCGCGCCCGCTGTTCCCGGAGGAACGGCCAAGGATTTTTTCGAGCCTGGTCTACGGTCCTGTCTCTCCGCCGCACCATTTCCGCGTTAGGCCCATTGGGGACGTCGGGAACGGTTCTGCCGGTTCGTCCTTGGGATGCGATGGCCGCAGGGAGATGCGCGATGAAATATGCAGTATTCTGTTATCATTCGGAAAATGTGGTTTGCGCCTGGAGCCGTGAGCATGACGAGGCCGTCATGGCCAAGCTAGGCGCCGTCCAGGAGAAGTGGGCGAAGGCCGGGAAGCTCGGACCCGTCGCCCGGCTGATGCCGACGACGGCAGCGACGACCGTCCGCAAGGACAACGATCCGCCGCTCGTGCTCGATGGGCCGTTCGCGGAAACCAAGGAGCAGTTGCTCGGGTTTTTCATGATCGATTGCGCCGGTCTCGAAGAGGCGCTCGCGTTCACGCGGGAGCTTGCCGAGGCAAATCCGGGTGGAGCGTACGAGGTGCGCCCTGTCGGCTATTTCGTGGATTGGAGTGCAGGTGCGTGACGGATCTCGTCTGGCTCGACGCGGCCGTGACCGGCGCGCGCCCGCAGGTCATGGCTGCGCTGCTCCGCTATTTCCGCGATCTCGACCGGGCGGAGGAGGCGTTCCAGGAGGCGTCGCTGCGCGCGCTCAAGACGTGGCCGCAGAACGGCCCGCCGCGCGATCCCGCCGCGTGGCTCATCATGGTCGGGCGGAATGTGGCGATCGACCAGCTTCGGCGCGAGCGACGCTCGGAGGAACTGCCGGACGAGGCTGTGCTGTCCGATCTCGACGATGCGGAAGACGCGTTGGTGCAGCGGTTGGACGATGGGCATTACCGCGACGATATCTTGAGGTTGCTGTTTACGTGCTGCCATCCCGATTTGCCGGCCACACAGCAGATCGCGCTCGCGTTGCGCGTGGTGTCCGGCCTTTCGGTGAAGGAGATCGCGCGCGCGTTCCTGGTGAGCGAAGCTGCGATGGAGCAGCGTATCACGCGCGCCAAGCGGCGGATTGCGGAGGCGGCGAGCGGCTTCGAAACGCCAGGGCCGGTGGAGCGTGGCGAGCGGGCCGGCGCGGTGGCGGCCATGGTCTACCTCCTGTTCAACGAAGGATATTCGGCGAGCGGCGGGGAGGTGCAACTTCGGCGCCCGCTTGCGGAGGAAGCCATCCGTCTTGCGCGGCTGTTGCTGCGGCTGTTTCCGTCCGAGCCCGAGATGCTGGGTCTTCTGTCGCTCCTCCTGCTGCAGCATGCGCGGGCGGCGGCGCGCGTCGACGGGAACGGCGAGATCGTGCTGCTCGACGATCAGGATCGGCGCCTCTGGGATCGCGGCATGATCGCCGAGGGAGAGGCGCTTTTGGACAAGGCGATGCGTCATCGGCAGCCCGGCCCTTATCAGTTGCAAGCGGCGATAGCTGCGCTGCACTCAACTTCGGCATCGCCTGCCGAGACCGATTGGGGCGAGATCGAGCTTCTCTATGCCGGGTTGGAGCAGATGGAGCCGTCACCCGTGGTGACGTTGAACCGAGCGGTGGCGGTCGCGCGTGCGCGGGGGCCGAGGCGGCGCTTGCGATGATCGAACCGCTGGCGCCCAAACTCTCGGGCTACTTCCACTTCTTCGGCGTGCGGGGGGCGTTGCTAAAAGAGCTTGGGCGGACAGCCGAAGCGCGGGAGGCGTTCGACCGGGCCATTGCGCTGGCGCGGACGGCACAGGAAGCGGCGCACATCCGGATGCATCTCGATGGCCTGGATGCGGGCGTAGGGCCGCGGGCTCCGTGAGAAAGGTGCTTGGATCGCCCGGCGCGGATTGACGGGAGACGTGCAGAATTTTTTTGCGTCGATGTCGGATCGTCCCAAGTCGCGCCGTCCTTGCAGGGTAGCCGAGTCCAATCCGGGCCGGGCAACGAAGGAGAAAGCGTCATGATCGAGACGGTTCTTTATATCGCGGCTGGGCTCGCAGCGCTGGCTGGGGCTGTCGTCGCGTACGCGTGGACCCGGCCGGATACGTTCAGGTTTGCGCGCTCGACGCGCATTGCGGCCGCCCCCGAGGCGATCTTCCCGCTTATCAACGATCTCAAGGCGTTCTCGTCCTGGTCTCCGTTCGAGAGGAAGGATCCCAACATCAAAAGCACCTATTCCGGACCTTTGAGCGGGATTGGGCAGAGGCACGATTGGGACGGGAACAGAGAGGTCGGCGCGGGCTCGGTCGTGATCACGGAGTCGGTGGCGCCGTCTCGTATCGGCATGGAACTCACCATGCTGAGGCCGATGAAAGCCGTGAATCAGGTCACGTTCACACTCGTTCCCGACGATGGCGCGACCACGGTGACGTGGGCGATGGAGGGACGGATGCCGCTCGTCTCTAAGGTTCTCGACGTGGTCGTCGGCATGGATCGGATGTGCGGGGCGGAATTCGAAGCGGGTCTTGCCGCTCTCAAAGACAAAGTCGAAGCGCCGCGGCTGTCGGCCGTGGCATAGGGGGGTAGGATGGCTCAGGTTCTCGTTGTCGTCGGTACCAAAAAAGGGACGTTCCTGCTCAAAAGCGATGCG
It encodes:
- a CDS encoding YciI family protein; its protein translation is MKYAVFCYHSENVVCAWSREHDEAVMAKLGAVQEKWAKAGKLGPVARLMPTTAATTVRKDNDPPLVLDGPFAETKEQLLGFFMIDCAGLEEALAFTRELAEANPGGAYEVRPVGYFVDWSAGA
- a CDS encoding SRPBCC family protein; the protein is MIETVLYIAAGLAALAGAVVAYAWTRPDTFRFARSTRIAAAPEAIFPLINDLKAFSSWSPFERKDPNIKSTYSGPLSGIGQRHDWDGNREVGAGSVVITESVAPSRIGMELTMLRPMKAVNQVTFTLVPDDGATTVTWAMEGRMPLVSKVLDVVVGMDRMCGAEFEAGLAALKDKVEAPRLSAVA
- a CDS encoding YbaN family protein — translated: MQKLAYMTIGSVATLLAFLGALLPGLPTTPFLLVALWAFARSSERLLGLLERTPLLSTALAEARRFEERRTIRREIKLFALACAWGSVLVTALAVGLSRPVLLGVVATAAVGGTIAMWWFPTER